One Nonomuraea angiospora DNA segment encodes these proteins:
- a CDS encoding glycoside hydrolase family 172 protein, whose product MSYGNHGSSLRDLPRLRASRRKRVSSYDRTGGNEDRLTVEAGTTVTLADIEGPGSINHIWCTVALPLKDVPDAVDVDYLRRLVLKITWDDQEHPSVLVPLGDFFGMGHAKTANFVSAPLQMSPQDGKSFNSWFHMPFASRAKVELISELSAEPVFFYYYVDYELFDSAAEDLGYFHAQWRRERPTDGVPQGTQSNREYQVEGINDTGDGNYVILDAEGRGHYVGCVLNIRNLRETSDWNWYGEGDDMIFIDGEPFPPSLHGTGTEDYFNTAWCPTQTYHAPYHGITMPGGDNWSGEISLYRFHVEDPITFTESIRVTIEHGHANKRSDDFSSVAFWYQTLPHKPFGLAPVAERLPFPPPSPRA is encoded by the coding sequence ATGAGCTACGGCAACCACGGCAGCAGCCTGCGTGACCTGCCCCGGCTGCGGGCCTCCAGGCGCAAGCGGGTCTCCAGCTACGACCGCACGGGCGGCAACGAGGACCGGCTGACCGTCGAGGCCGGCACCACCGTGACCCTGGCCGACATCGAGGGCCCCGGCTCGATCAACCACATCTGGTGCACGGTGGCGCTCCCGCTGAAGGACGTGCCGGACGCGGTGGACGTCGACTACCTGCGCAGGCTCGTGCTGAAGATCACCTGGGACGACCAGGAGCACCCCAGCGTGCTGGTGCCGCTCGGCGACTTCTTCGGCATGGGCCACGCCAAGACCGCGAACTTCGTCTCCGCGCCGCTGCAGATGAGCCCGCAGGACGGCAAGAGCTTCAACTCGTGGTTCCACATGCCGTTCGCGAGCCGCGCGAAGGTGGAGCTGATCAGCGAGCTGTCGGCCGAGCCGGTCTTCTTCTACTACTACGTCGACTACGAGCTGTTCGACTCGGCGGCCGAGGACCTCGGCTACTTCCACGCGCAGTGGCGCCGCGAGCGGCCCACCGACGGGGTCCCGCAGGGCACCCAGAGCAACCGCGAGTACCAGGTCGAGGGCATCAACGACACGGGCGACGGCAACTACGTCATCCTCGACGCCGAGGGGCGCGGCCACTACGTGGGCTGCGTGCTCAACATCCGCAACCTGCGCGAGACCAGCGACTGGAACTGGTACGGCGAGGGCGATGACATGATCTTCATCGACGGGGAGCCGTTCCCGCCCTCGCTGCACGGCACCGGCACCGAGGACTACTTCAACACCGCGTGGTGCCCGACGCAGACCTACCACGCGCCCTACCACGGCATCACCATGCCCGGCGGGGACAACTGGAGCGGCGAGATCTCCCTCTACCGCTTCCACGTCGAGGACCCGATCACGTTCACCGAGTCCATCAGGGTGACGATCGAGCACGGCCACGCCAACAAGCGCTCGGACGACTTCTCCTCGGTCGCCTTCTGGTACCAGACGCTGCCGCACAAGCCGTTCGGGCTCGCGCCGGTGGCGGAGCGGTTGCCGTTCCCGCCGCCGTCCCCACGGGCGTAA
- a CDS encoding carbohydrate ABC transporter permease produces MSVRLRALVGYVLAAVTVAPLVWLLVTVLKPADELFEVALPSRFTLDNLLYVLTEVPIGRYMLNSLVVSVAVTVVALVLHSMAAYALARLRFPGRQVIFSMIVSTLLVSLPVILVPLFLVARQLGLLDTYAGLILPAIFHAFGIFLLRQYYLTIPRELEEAADLDGCGYFRRWWQVVVPLSRPVLASLAVLFFLANWNAFLWPLTATRDPELRMVQVGIATLQGQYGSAWNYVLAATVIAAVPTLIAFVLGQRRLVEAIKTSGLK; encoded by the coding sequence ATGTCGGTTAGGCTGCGCGCCCTCGTCGGGTACGTGCTGGCGGCCGTCACGGTGGCGCCGCTGGTCTGGCTGCTGGTGACGGTGCTCAAGCCGGCGGACGAGCTGTTCGAGGTGGCGCTGCCCAGCCGCTTCACCTTGGACAACCTGCTCTACGTGCTGACCGAGGTGCCCATCGGCAGGTACATGCTCAACAGCCTCGTCGTCTCCGTGGCCGTCACGGTGGTCGCGCTCGTGCTGCACTCGATGGCCGCCTACGCGCTGGCCCGGCTGCGCTTCCCCGGGCGGCAGGTGATCTTCTCGATGATCGTCTCCACGCTGCTGGTGTCGCTGCCGGTGATCCTCGTGCCGCTGTTCCTGGTGGCCAGGCAGCTCGGGCTGCTCGACACGTACGCGGGGCTGATCCTGCCGGCGATCTTCCACGCGTTCGGGATCTTCCTGCTCCGGCAGTACTACCTGACGATCCCGCGCGAGCTCGAAGAGGCGGCAGATCTCGACGGATGCGGATATTTCCGGCGCTGGTGGCAGGTGGTCGTGCCACTCAGCCGTCCCGTGCTCGCCTCGCTCGCCGTGCTGTTCTTCCTGGCCAACTGGAACGCGTTCCTCTGGCCCTTGACCGCCACCCGCGACCCCGAGCTGCGCATGGTGCAGGTCGGCATCGCCACCCTCCAGGGCCAGTACGGCTCGGCCTGGAACTACGTCCTGGCCGCGACGGTGATCGCGGCCGTGCCCACCTTGATCGCGTTCGTGCTCGGCCAGCGCCGCCTGGTCGAGGCGATCAAGACCTCCGGATTGAAGTGA
- a CDS encoding carbohydrate ABC transporter permease — protein MATLVDPGTAVAGEAAPRVWWTRRRKEALAGYVFVAPDLLGLLVFVGLPMVLAVGVSLFSVDGFGGYTYVGLDNFRQMAEDAQLWQSVKVTLTYMVTFVPIGFVVSLGLALLVRDHFPGVGLVRTMFFLPHVISLVVVGVVWQFLLADKQGAVPALLRPVGLGDVSFLGNPALALGSLVVISIWFLMGYQMLILLGGLKDIPKEYEEAARVDGATSWQRFRHVIWPLLRPTSFFVLVNSTVGAVTGLQAFDLVYVLTKGGPANSTSSVVFYIYQQAFTFNNYGYAAALTTVVVGFLVVATGLMFGLTKGGRFDVG, from the coding sequence GTGGCCACATTGGTCGATCCGGGTACGGCGGTCGCCGGCGAGGCCGCGCCCCGCGTGTGGTGGACCCGGCGCAGGAAAGAGGCGCTGGCCGGGTACGTGTTCGTCGCGCCCGACCTGCTCGGCCTGCTCGTCTTCGTCGGCCTCCCCATGGTGCTGGCCGTCGGCGTGTCGCTGTTCAGCGTGGACGGGTTCGGCGGCTACACCTACGTCGGCCTGGACAACTTCCGCCAGATGGCCGAGGACGCGCAGCTCTGGCAGAGCGTCAAGGTGACGCTGACGTACATGGTGACCTTCGTCCCCATCGGGTTCGTCGTCAGCCTCGGGCTCGCGCTGCTGGTCCGCGACCACTTCCCCGGCGTCGGCCTGGTGCGCACGATGTTCTTCCTGCCGCACGTCATCAGCCTCGTCGTGGTCGGCGTGGTGTGGCAGTTCCTGCTGGCCGACAAGCAGGGCGCGGTGCCCGCGCTGCTGCGGCCGGTGGGGCTGGGCGACGTGTCGTTCCTGGGCAACCCCGCGCTGGCGCTCGGGTCACTGGTGGTGATCAGCATCTGGTTCCTCATGGGGTATCAGATGCTGATCCTGCTGGGCGGGCTCAAGGACATCCCCAAGGAGTATGAAGAGGCGGCGCGCGTCGACGGGGCCACCTCGTGGCAGCGCTTCCGCCACGTCATCTGGCCGCTGCTCCGCCCGACCAGCTTCTTCGTGCTGGTCAACTCCACCGTCGGCGCGGTGACCGGCCTGCAGGCCTTCGACCTCGTCTACGTGCTGACCAAGGGCGGTCCGGCCAACAGCACGTCCAGCGTGGTCTTCTACATCTACCAGCAGGCCTTCACCTTCAACAACTACGGCTACGCGGCGGCGCTGACCACGGTCGTGGTCGGGTTCCTGGTCGTGGCCACGGGGCTGATGTTCGGGCTCACGAAGGGAGGCAGGTTCGATGTCGGTTAG
- a CDS encoding LacI family DNA-binding transcriptional regulator, giving the protein MIKIQDVARHAGVSAATVSRVLNGRSTVNPELAGRVLAAVRELGYRPNGVARNLRRRQTTLWAVLVSDVGNPFFTSLVRGVEDGGRQFGYSVVLCNTDENRAREAEYIAVALADNMAGVIISPADDSTDISALVAAGTAVVTIDRELAETEVDAVMVDNEKGAEMATAHLLASGYRRIACITGPRRMSTAMRRLRGYHRALRAAGVPVDRALVRHADFREEGGYSAMAALLDEGVEMDAVFAANNLMTVGAVECLTERGVPIPGQVGVIGFDDIPWARLFRPGLSTVRQPTYELGRAAAQLLAGRIDNPARPAARMVLQTELHPRESSRPRHG; this is encoded by the coding sequence TTGATCAAGATCCAAGATGTCGCGCGGCACGCCGGGGTCTCCGCCGCGACGGTCTCCCGCGTGCTCAACGGCCGTTCCACGGTCAACCCGGAACTGGCGGGACGGGTGCTCGCGGCCGTGCGGGAGCTCGGCTACCGGCCCAACGGGGTGGCGCGCAATCTCAGGCGCAGGCAGACGACGTTGTGGGCGGTGCTGGTCTCCGACGTCGGCAACCCGTTCTTCACCTCTCTCGTACGGGGGGTGGAGGACGGGGGCCGGCAGTTCGGGTACTCGGTGGTCCTGTGCAACACCGACGAGAACCGGGCTCGGGAGGCCGAGTACATCGCGGTGGCGCTGGCCGACAACATGGCCGGCGTGATCATCTCCCCGGCGGACGACTCGACGGACATCTCCGCCCTGGTCGCCGCCGGCACCGCCGTCGTCACCATCGACCGCGAGCTGGCCGAGACCGAGGTCGACGCGGTGATGGTGGACAACGAGAAGGGCGCGGAGATGGCGACCGCCCACCTGCTGGCGTCCGGCTACCGGCGGATCGCGTGCATCACGGGCCCGCGGCGGATGTCCACCGCCATGCGGCGGCTGCGCGGCTACCATCGGGCGCTGCGCGCGGCCGGCGTGCCGGTGGATCGCGCCCTGGTGCGGCACGCGGACTTCCGGGAGGAGGGCGGCTACTCGGCCATGGCGGCGCTGCTGGACGAGGGGGTGGAGATGGACGCCGTGTTCGCGGCCAACAACCTCATGACGGTGGGGGCGGTGGAGTGCCTGACCGAGCGGGGGGTGCCGATCCCCGGGCAGGTGGGGGTGATCGGGTTCGACGACATCCCGTGGGCCCGGCTGTTCCGGCCCGGGCTGAGCACGGTCCGGCAGCCGACGTACGAGCTGGGGCGGGCGGCGGCGCAGCTGCTGGCCGGCCGGATCGACAACCCGGCCCGGCCGGCGGCCCGGATGGTGCTGCAGACGGAGCTGCACCCCCGCGAGAGCTCCCGCCCCCGGCACGGCTGA